In Struthio camelus isolate bStrCam1 chromosome 4, bStrCam1.hap1, whole genome shotgun sequence, a genomic segment contains:
- the ANXA5 gene encoding annexin A5, which produces MAKYTRGTVKAFSPFDARADAEALRKAMKGMGTDEDTILKILTSRNNSQRQEIASAFKTLFGRDLVDDLKSELTGKFETLMVSLMRPAYIFDAHALKHAIKGAGTNEKVLTEILASRTPAEVQNIKQVYLREYEANLEDKITGETSGHFQRLLVVLLQANRDPDGRVDEGLVEQDAQVLFRAGELKWGTDEEKFITILGTRSVSHLRRVFDKYMTISGFQIEETIDRETSGDLEKLLLAVVKCIRSVPAYFAETLYYSMKGAGTDDETLIRVMVSRSEIDLLDIRQELRKNFAKSLHQMIQKDTSGDYRKALLLLCGGDDE; this is translated from the exons tacaCAAGAGGCACCGTGAAGGCTTTCTCTCCTTTTGATGCCAGAGCTGATGCAGAAGCCCTTCGTAAGGCAATGAAGGGAATGG GGACTGATGAAGACACTATCCTGAAGATCCTTACCAGCAGAAACAACAGTCAGCGCCAAGAAATTGCATCTGCCTTTAAAACCTTATTTGGCAGg GATCTTGTAGATGACCTGAAATCAGAACTTACTGGCAAGTTTGAAACCTTGATGGTATCTTTGATGAGACCAGCATACATTTTTGATGCTCATGCACTGAAGCATGCCATCAAG GGAGCAGGAACCAATGAGAAAGTGCTGACTGAAATTCTTGCCTCCAGAACACCCGCAGAAGTGCAGAACATAAAACAGGTTTATCTACGAG AATATGAGGCCAACTTGGAGGATAAGATCACAGGAGAAACATCAGGCCATTTTCAGAGACTGCTGGTGGTCCTGCTGCAG GCGAATAGAGATCCTGATGGCAGAGTTGATGAGGGCCTTGTTGAGCAGGATGCTCAG GTCTTGTTTAGGGCTGGGGAGCTGAAATGGGGAACAGATGAAGAAAAGTTCATCACCATCTTGGGAACCCGAAGCGTTTCCCATTTAAGGAGGG TGTTTGACAAATACATGACTATTTCTGGCTTTCAAATTGAAGAAACCATTGACCGTGAAACCTCTGGTGATTTGGAGAAGCTGCTTCTGGCAGTTG tGAAATGCATCCGAAGTGTTCCTGCCTATTTCGCCGAGACTCTGTATTATTCTATGAAG ggGGCTGGCACTGATGATGAGACCCTGATCAGAGTCATGGTTTCAAGGAGTGAAATTGATCTGCTGGATATTAGACAAGAACTCAGAAAGAATTTTGCAAAATCCTTGCATCAAATGATTCAG AAAGATACGTCTGGGGACTACAGGAAAgcactcctgctcctctgtggtGGAGATGATGAGTAA